A region of Polynucleobacter sp. JS-Mosq-20-D10 DNA encodes the following proteins:
- a CDS encoding site-specific DNA-methyltransferase, producing MAKVKTKDTSFQIGDAQIYIKSSQDMSDIKDGSVNLVITSPPYWTLKDYDNDAQIGTGSTSYEAYIEELNKVWKECIRVLAPDGKLCINIMPFLLTGKAARFDRRETRLVLDDISRFMFETNEMYQFGLFIWDKRKIVRFSSFGSYPYPPNIFTTYPYEWITVFSKKGKREPVPKEIKEKSKLTTKEWQDWAINSIWEMQPAKAKSEEHPAPFPDELPKRLIKLYSFWGDTVLDPFMGTGTTAKMALALGRKAIGYELNADYAPLIKRKLNAVGQQYEIDIK from the coding sequence ATGGCAAAAGTAAAAACAAAAGATACTAGCTTTCAGATTGGTGACGCACAAATTTATATTAAGTCGTCACAAGATATGTCTGATATTAAAGACGGCTCAGTCAATCTTGTAATAACTAGCCCGCCATATTGGACACTGAAAGACTATGACAATGATGCCCAAATTGGAACTGGTAGCACTTCATACGAAGCCTATATTGAAGAATTAAATAAGGTTTGGAAAGAGTGCATAAGAGTATTGGCTCCAGATGGAAAGCTCTGCATAAACATCATGCCATTCTTGTTGACGGGTAAGGCCGCAAGATTTGATCGTCGAGAGACAAGATTGGTATTGGATGACATCAGCAGGTTTATGTTTGAAACAAACGAGATGTATCAGTTTGGCTTGTTCATATGGGATAAGAGAAAAATCGTAAGATTTAGTTCATTTGGCAGTTATCCATATCCACCAAATATCTTTACTACGTACCCTTATGAGTGGATTACAGTTTTTTCTAAAAAAGGGAAAAGAGAGCCAGTCCCAAAAGAGATTAAGGAAAAATCAAAGCTGACTACAAAAGAGTGGCAAGACTGGGCAATCAATTCTATCTGGGAAATGCAGCCAGCTAAGGCAAAGTCTGAGGAGCATCCAGCCCCTTTCCCAGATGAGTTACCAAAACGCTTGATTAAGTTATATAGTTTTTGGGGGGATACGGTCCTTGATCCATTTATGGGCACTGGTACTACGGCGAAAATGGCCCTAGCCCTAGGTCGTAAGGCGATCGGTTACGAGTTAAATGCTGACTATGCGCCGCTTATTAAAAGAAAGCTGAACGCAGTAGGTCAGCAATATGAAATTGATATCAAATAA
- a CDS encoding surface-adhesin E family protein, with product MKKSLYITLAIILATPFTAYLVIQCIDPSDPDLVYVKKPSLFSGAWQKVAYSDNFSEYIEPKKMARNLDSTVDIVTMRNYFKPQLDDDSDKSISYKSQVSYETIDCFNQTVTVTKMYRLSEQFTKGSLIDEPIEPVSTPIRVNARSIGFSKIRKVCELSNLSTDPQYIKSSFMNSI from the coding sequence ATGAAGAAAAGTCTTTACATCACCTTAGCCATAATCCTAGCAACACCTTTCACAGCATATTTGGTGATCCAATGTATCGATCCGTCAGATCCTGATTTGGTCTATGTTAAAAAGCCCAGTCTGTTTTCTGGTGCGTGGCAAAAAGTAGCCTACTCCGATAACTTTTCTGAATATATTGAGCCTAAAAAAATGGCGAGGAATTTAGATTCGACAGTAGATATAGTAACGATGAGAAATTACTTTAAGCCTCAGTTAGACGACGATAGCGACAAAAGTATCAGTTATAAATCCCAAGTCTCTTATGAAACTATCGACTGCTTCAATCAAACAGTTACCGTCACTAAGATGTATCGATTGAGCGAGCAGTTTACTAAAGGATCTTTAATTGACGAGCCTATTGAACCAGTCTCTACCCCCATCCGCGTTAATGCTCGATCAATTGGTTTTAGCAAAATTCGTAAAGTCTGCGAATTATCTAATTTATCTACCGATCCTCAGTATATTAAAAGTAGCTTTATGAATAGCATTTAA
- a CDS encoding DNA methyltransferase, whose translation MFKFETLTSVNNPKSVHGMYPYRGKISSIDAQKIVGQFDKNSILLDPFCGSGTILYEGAKLGMDVVGFDMNPVAVTIAEGKLNIPHQKEEMLSVANTFIDKAKKIEGKKKLSTQAQFYFHEKSGDQIAAIASFYGDMPAYLKSCFMGAVCLTARGCNHYMWTSSSVGKNIEPKKFIDFYECFLNKLKKHFYPLEKNNSKIYYSDARQVSKILPKNSVDYIFTSPPYFDCLDYTAYYAKIIYDIFDVKRDSIRDSLIQKFNTYEKSMKEVLDDLYLVCKPGAKIIFVVGDKKIHGKVINGGEFFNKLTPFKLLEVVERTYTNSTSQVFDEINKTARKEQIIVWQK comes from the coding sequence ATGTTCAAATTTGAGACCTTAACTTCAGTTAATAACCCTAAGTCAGTCCATGGGATGTATCCGTATAGAGGAAAAATTTCCTCTATAGATGCTCAAAAGATTGTGGGGCAATTTGATAAGAATTCAATCTTATTGGACCCTTTCTGTGGATCTGGCACCATACTCTACGAAGGCGCAAAACTTGGAATGGATGTTGTTGGGTTCGATATGAATCCAGTTGCTGTAACAATTGCAGAGGGTAAGCTTAATATTCCCCACCAAAAAGAAGAGATGCTCTCAGTTGCAAATACATTTATTGATAAAGCAAAGAAAATTGAGGGTAAGAAAAAGCTCTCCACTCAAGCCCAATTTTATTTTCATGAAAAGAGTGGGGACCAAATCGCAGCCATAGCAAGCTTTTATGGTGATATGCCCGCGTATTTAAAGTCTTGCTTTATGGGGGCTGTTTGCTTGACGGCTAGGGGTTGCAATCACTACATGTGGACATCAAGCTCTGTTGGAAAAAATATTGAACCTAAGAAATTTATTGATTTTTATGAATGCTTTCTTAACAAGCTGAAGAAGCATTTTTATCCTCTAGAGAAGAATAATTCAAAGATCTACTATTCAGATGCTAGACAAGTTTCAAAGATATTGCCAAAGAATTCGGTAGACTATATTTTTACCAGCCCACCATATTTTGATTGCCTAGATTACACGGCTTACTATGCAAAAATTATTTACGATATTTTTGATGTAAAACGAGATTCCATTCGGGACTCTTTGATACAAAAATTTAATACTTATGAAAAAAGCATGAAAGAAGTATTAGACGATTTGTATCTGGTGTGCAAGCCAGGCGCAAAAATAATTTTTGTGGTGGGGGATAAAAAAATTCACGGAAAAGTTATAAATGGAGGGGAATTTTTTAATAAGCTAACTCCCTTTAAGTTGCTTGAGGTTGTAGAAAGAACCTATACAAATTCAACATCTCAAGTATTTGATGAAATTAATAAAACAGCCAGAAAAGAGCAGATCATCGTATGGCAAAAGTAA
- a CDS encoding tyrosine-type recombinase/integrase yields MTKVIKVTESHLEVISSPLQESQLTALSHLKYVEPTELYLRDGDVVLFRRPSSPLWQCRFKRHDNTWDRVSTKQASIEHAVRVACDLYDEARFRQRLGLAQKSPTFAEIAHTTLYEMRRDLGEGIGKSVYLSYITCIEKYFLPYFMDKRLEEITYTDVHEFEIWRNRQMRLVPKSSTLMNFASAWAKLQQTAVNKGWISERVAIPKLTTRGHKGKTRPAFSREEITKLFDYMERWAKEGRLEIEREIRPLVRDYVEMLLLTGMRHGTEALNICWNNIEWHTNDGKKYLRIWVDGKTGGRWLIAKHRAVDVLKRLHSRQKAVYDIPFDRLFETRTPQRIFVMADGHQPLRIDGTFKKLMRDSGLAMSQDGQMRTLYSLRHTYATLELLENKTDIHTLAKQMGNSAAMIERHYSKLTPTMAAEQLA; encoded by the coding sequence GTGACTAAGGTAATCAAAGTAACCGAAAGTCACCTAGAAGTAATCTCCTCACCACTCCAAGAATCCCAGCTCACAGCCCTAAGCCATCTCAAATACGTAGAGCCTACAGAGCTTTATTTACGTGACGGCGACGTAGTTCTCTTTCGTAGGCCTAGTAGCCCTCTCTGGCAATGTCGTTTTAAACGACATGACAACACATGGGATAGAGTCTCAACCAAGCAAGCTTCAATTGAGCATGCTGTCCGAGTTGCCTGTGATTTATATGATGAGGCCAGATTTCGCCAAAGACTGGGGCTTGCACAAAAGTCACCCACGTTTGCAGAAATAGCGCACACCACGCTTTATGAAATGCGGCGTGATTTGGGTGAGGGTATAGGCAAGAGTGTTTATCTAAGCTACATCACCTGTATTGAGAAATACTTCTTGCCTTATTTCATGGATAAGCGACTTGAGGAAATTACTTATACAGATGTTCACGAGTTTGAGATTTGGCGTAATAGGCAGATGCGGCTAGTACCCAAATCCAGTACTTTAATGAACTTTGCCAGTGCATGGGCAAAGCTACAGCAGACGGCAGTTAATAAAGGTTGGATTAGTGAGCGTGTGGCAATACCTAAATTAACTACTCGAGGGCATAAAGGCAAAACCCGCCCTGCCTTTAGTCGCGAAGAGATTACTAAGTTATTTGACTATATGGAGAGATGGGCTAAAGAAGGTCGCCTTGAGATAGAGCGTGAGATTCGCCCATTAGTGCGTGATTACGTAGAGATGCTGTTACTAACCGGTATGCGGCATGGCACTGAAGCGCTCAATATCTGCTGGAACAATATTGAATGGCATACCAATGATGGCAAGAAGTATTTGCGCATATGGGTAGATGGCAAAACTGGAGGGCGTTGGCTCATAGCCAAGCATAGGGCTGTTGATGTCCTCAAGAGATTACATAGTCGCCAAAAGGCGGTATATGACATTCCATTCGATAGGCTGTTTGAAACACGTACGCCACAGAGGATATTTGTGATGGCAGATGGGCATCAACCTTTACGCATAGATGGCACATTCAAGAAGCTCATGAGAGATAGTGGACTAGCGATGAGTCAAGATGGGCAGATGCGTACCTTGTATTCACTACGTCATACCTATGCTACTTTAGAGTTATTAGAAAATAAGACTGATATTCATACGCTGGCAAAACAAATGGGCAATAGTGCGGCCATGATTGAGCGGCACTATTCAAAGCTAACTCCTACTATGGCGGCTGAGCAATTGGCCTAA